The Dasypus novemcinctus isolate mDasNov1 chromosome 12, mDasNov1.1.hap2, whole genome shotgun sequence genome includes a window with the following:
- the LOC101431469 gene encoding transmembrane protein 198-like isoform X1 produces MEEGLLPLVVTSDPRPFNQQLLEPPDPRCVLEPQNSPELAPALVCALCCCFGIIYCCFGYRCFKAVMFLSGLLSGALVIFLLCHKERVLETQLSLEVSAGIALGIGLLCGLVTMLVRSVGLFLTGLLLGLTLGAGVLLGTEPIYQPPSAWVPAGSLVGLALLGALLTLRWPRPFTVLGTALLGAAVLVACADYFLEGLALGSRLSQRLQALPALLPLCWYSWVLLGAWPALGALGALAQWKLMAEEHGGHTNAVVLSRQRRHLHLLRIHKQEAKWHRPPPGVGLCEGSYRRQLSPTARSPADSLAPSFLQSLRERQLGPGMQATTPPTILDLDSDCGSTVPLTIASGSTQT; encoded by the exons ATGGAGGAAGGCTTGCTGCCCCTGGTCGTGACCTCTGACCCCAGGCCCTTTAACCAACAACTCCTAGAGCCTCCAGACCCAAGATGTGTCTTGGAACCCCAGAACAGTCCTGAACTGGCGCCTGCCCTGGTGTGTGCCCTTTGCTGCTGCTTTGGAATCATCTACTGCTGCTTTG GCTACCGCTGCTTCAAGGCAGTGATGTTTCTCTCGGGCCTGCTGTCAGGAGCGCTGGTGATCTTCCTGCTGTGCCACAAGGAGCGGGTACTGGAGacacagctgagcctggaggtgAGCGCAGGCATCGCGCTGGGCATCGGACTCCTCTGCGGCCTGGTCACCATGCTGGTTCGCAGTGTCGGGCTCTTCCTGACCGGTCTCCTGCTCGGCCTGACCCTGGGTGCTGGGGTCCTGCTGGGCACTGAGCCCATCTACCAACCGCCTTCGGCCTGGGTGCCAGCTGGGAGCCTGGTGGGGCTGGCACTGCTGGGCGCCCTGCTCACGCTCCGCTGGCCGCGCCCTTTCACAGTTCTGGGCACAGCCCTGCTGGGTGCTGCAGTGCTGGTGGCCTGTGCTGACTACTTCCTGGAGGGGCTGGCACTGGGCAGTCGGCTGAGCCAACGCCTGCAGGCCCTTCCAGCCCTTCTTCCTCTCTGCTGGTATAGCTGGGTCTTGCTGGGGGCCTGGCCAGCCCTGGGGGCCCTTGGGGCCCTGGCCCAGTGGAAGCTCATGGCTGAGGAACATGGAGGCCACACCAACG CAGTGGTCTTAAGCCGCCAGCGAAGACATCTCCATCTCCTTCGGATCCATAAGCAAGAGGCCAAGTGGCACCGGCCACCCCCTGGTGTGGGCCTCTGTGAGGGCAGCTACCGGCGCCAGCTTTCCCCTACCGCCCGGAGCCCTGCTGACAGTCTGGCTCCA AGTTTTCTCCAGAGCCTACGAGAGCGCCAACTGGGGCCAGGCATGCAGGCCACAACCCCCCCTACCATCTTGGACCTGGATTCTGACTGTGGTTCCACAGTACCCCTCACCATAGCCTCTGGTTCCACCCAGACCTGA
- the LOC101431469 gene encoding transmembrane protein 198-like isoform X2: MEEGLLPLVVTSDPRPFNQQLLEPPDPRCVLEPQNSPELAPALVCALCCCFGIIYCCFGYRCFKAVMFLSGLLSGALVIFLLCHKERVLETQLSLEVSAGIALGIGLLCGLVTMLVRSVGLFLTGLLLGLTLGAGVLLGTEPIYQPPSAWVPAGSLVGLALLGALLTLRWPRPFTVLGTALLGAAVLVACADYFLEGLALGSRLSQRLQALPALLPLCWYSWVLLGAWPALGALGALAQWKLMAEEHGGHTNVVLSRQRRHLHLLRIHKQEAKWHRPPPGVGLCEGSYRRQLSPTARSPADSLAPSFLQSLRERQLGPGMQATTPPTILDLDSDCGSTVPLTIASGSTQT, encoded by the exons ATGGAGGAAGGCTTGCTGCCCCTGGTCGTGACCTCTGACCCCAGGCCCTTTAACCAACAACTCCTAGAGCCTCCAGACCCAAGATGTGTCTTGGAACCCCAGAACAGTCCTGAACTGGCGCCTGCCCTGGTGTGTGCCCTTTGCTGCTGCTTTGGAATCATCTACTGCTGCTTTG GCTACCGCTGCTTCAAGGCAGTGATGTTTCTCTCGGGCCTGCTGTCAGGAGCGCTGGTGATCTTCCTGCTGTGCCACAAGGAGCGGGTACTGGAGacacagctgagcctggaggtgAGCGCAGGCATCGCGCTGGGCATCGGACTCCTCTGCGGCCTGGTCACCATGCTGGTTCGCAGTGTCGGGCTCTTCCTGACCGGTCTCCTGCTCGGCCTGACCCTGGGTGCTGGGGTCCTGCTGGGCACTGAGCCCATCTACCAACCGCCTTCGGCCTGGGTGCCAGCTGGGAGCCTGGTGGGGCTGGCACTGCTGGGCGCCCTGCTCACGCTCCGCTGGCCGCGCCCTTTCACAGTTCTGGGCACAGCCCTGCTGGGTGCTGCAGTGCTGGTGGCCTGTGCTGACTACTTCCTGGAGGGGCTGGCACTGGGCAGTCGGCTGAGCCAACGCCTGCAGGCCCTTCCAGCCCTTCTTCCTCTCTGCTGGTATAGCTGGGTCTTGCTGGGGGCCTGGCCAGCCCTGGGGGCCCTTGGGGCCCTGGCCCAGTGGAAGCTCATGGCTGAGGAACATGGAGGCCACACCAACG TGGTCTTAAGCCGCCAGCGAAGACATCTCCATCTCCTTCGGATCCATAAGCAAGAGGCCAAGTGGCACCGGCCACCCCCTGGTGTGGGCCTCTGTGAGGGCAGCTACCGGCGCCAGCTTTCCCCTACCGCCCGGAGCCCTGCTGACAGTCTGGCTCCA AGTTTTCTCCAGAGCCTACGAGAGCGCCAACTGGGGCCAGGCATGCAGGCCACAACCCCCCCTACCATCTTGGACCTGGATTCTGACTGTGGTTCCACAGTACCCCTCACCATAGCCTCTGGTTCCACCCAGACCTGA
- the LOC101431469 gene encoding transmembrane protein 198-like isoform X3 — MFLSGLLSGALVIFLLCHKERVLETQLSLEVSAGIALGIGLLCGLVTMLVRSVGLFLTGLLLGLTLGAGVLLGTEPIYQPPSAWVPAGSLVGLALLGALLTLRWPRPFTVLGTALLGAAVLVACADYFLEGLALGSRLSQRLQALPALLPLCWYSWVLLGAWPALGALGALAQWKLMAEEHGGHTNAVVLSRQRRHLHLLRIHKQEAKWHRPPPGVGLCEGSYRRQLSPTARSPADSLAPSFLQSLRERQLGPGMQATTPPTILDLDSDCGSTVPLTIASGSTQT; from the exons ATGTTTCTCTCGGGCCTGCTGTCAGGAGCGCTGGTGATCTTCCTGCTGTGCCACAAGGAGCGGGTACTGGAGacacagctgagcctggaggtgAGCGCAGGCATCGCGCTGGGCATCGGACTCCTCTGCGGCCTGGTCACCATGCTGGTTCGCAGTGTCGGGCTCTTCCTGACCGGTCTCCTGCTCGGCCTGACCCTGGGTGCTGGGGTCCTGCTGGGCACTGAGCCCATCTACCAACCGCCTTCGGCCTGGGTGCCAGCTGGGAGCCTGGTGGGGCTGGCACTGCTGGGCGCCCTGCTCACGCTCCGCTGGCCGCGCCCTTTCACAGTTCTGGGCACAGCCCTGCTGGGTGCTGCAGTGCTGGTGGCCTGTGCTGACTACTTCCTGGAGGGGCTGGCACTGGGCAGTCGGCTGAGCCAACGCCTGCAGGCCCTTCCAGCCCTTCTTCCTCTCTGCTGGTATAGCTGGGTCTTGCTGGGGGCCTGGCCAGCCCTGGGGGCCCTTGGGGCCCTGGCCCAGTGGAAGCTCATGGCTGAGGAACATGGAGGCCACACCAACG CAGTGGTCTTAAGCCGCCAGCGAAGACATCTCCATCTCCTTCGGATCCATAAGCAAGAGGCCAAGTGGCACCGGCCACCCCCTGGTGTGGGCCTCTGTGAGGGCAGCTACCGGCGCCAGCTTTCCCCTACCGCCCGGAGCCCTGCTGACAGTCTGGCTCCA AGTTTTCTCCAGAGCCTACGAGAGCGCCAACTGGGGCCAGGCATGCAGGCCACAACCCCCCCTACCATCTTGGACCTGGATTCTGACTGTGGTTCCACAGTACCCCTCACCATAGCCTCTGGTTCCACCCAGACCTGA